The Patescibacteria group bacterium DNA segment GAAGTTTTAGCTCCGCTGGCGCCGAAGATAGACAAAGAAAAAAATAGGTAAACCAAAGCCGGAATCAAGGTGCCAACAATAATCACCGGTTTGATTAAATTAATTTTTTGATGCTCAATTTTCAGCAGATTAACTATCTCCGGAATCACCATTGAGCCGATTAGGGCGTACAAGAACAACCCATAAGGAAAGAAAAATGATTCGGCCGGAGAAATGGCAAAATTAGCATAATCAATCTTTAAAAAAGCCAAACTACTAAGAATCAAAAATAAAGACAAAGTAATCGTCGTGATATAGAAATTAATTCTGGCCGAGAGTTTCAGCTTTGCCAAAACCAAGGCCGTAGCTAAAAGCCAGAAAACAAAAATAATTAACTCTTGAGCAAGTGGCAAAACCGGTTTAATTAACAGCCCCAAAAATCTTGCCCCTAAAAGCAGATAAACCAACAAGCTGCCGAACACGCCCAGAACAAAAGAGGCCGCGGCAACGATCTCCGCCTTTTTGCCCAAATAAATTCTAACATAGCCGGGGAAACGATGGCTATTGCCGGTTGCCAGAATCACTTCAGCATAGAACAGATGAAGCAAAGTAACAAAAAATCCAAATGCTGCCAGCCAAAAAACATTTGCCAGCCAACCGGCTTTCAAAAATGAGTAAGGCAAAACTAAATAGCCGGCGCCGATAATCGTGCCGACCAAAAGAAAAACCGCTTCAAAAAAGACCAGTTGTTTTTTCATGCTCTTCAGAGTCAAACCAAACTATCACTCAGCTAAGCTTAGCTGATTCAAACTCCGGCCAAAGCCCAAACTAAGCTTCAGCCAAAAACGCTTCGTCGCCTTCTCTAACGCTCTCCAAAACTTCAGCGGAAACTTTCAAGCCGATCGCATCGCCTTTTTTTGCTTTTTCCACTTGTTCGTGCTCAATCTGAATTGAGTCAACTTTTTGCGACAAACCACCGTCTTTGGTTTGAAATTCTAACGTATCGCCAACTTTCAAGGCATTATCCAGCTCTAAAATCACCACGCTGATTTTACCGTAAAGATGGGTAACTGTGCCGATTTTTTTTGCCATAAATTTTAAAAAATTGTTTCGACCTCTTATTTTAACTTATTGTTATTATTATAACAGATCTCTAAAACTCTGCTCGACCGTCTTTGTCTATCTCCTTAACTGATTTTTGAATCAGCTCAAAAGCCTGATCGGCAGTCTCCACTAACTGAAAAATTTCTAAATCTTTTGGGCTGATATACTCATTTTTTAAAAGCGTGCCCTTAAGCCAATCTATTAATGGCTGCCAATAATCCTTGCCCACCAGAATAATCGGCACGGGCTTCATCTTCTCTGTTTGAATCAGAGTGGTTAATTCTGAAAACTCATCCAGAGTGCCAAACCCGCCCGGAAAGAACACATAAGCTTCAGCCGCAAAAGCCAACATTACCTTTCGGGTGAAAAAATAATGAAAATTGATTGATTTAGTGGTGTAAGGATTGGGCTTTTGCTCATGGGGCAAGCTGATATTCAGCCCGACTGATTCAGCTCCAGCCTCTTTAGCGCCCTGATTGCCTGCCTGCATAATTCCGGCGGCTCCGCCGGTTACCACCGCAAAACCCGCTTTTCCTAACCGCTTAGCCAGCTTTCTCGCTTCTTGATAATAAAAATCATCTTCTTTCACCCGGGACGAACCAAAGATACTGGCGCTTTTTCTATAATCAGAGATCAGCTCAAACCCATCAACAAACTCAGCCATAATCCGGAAGATCCGCCAGATAATCGTGTTGCGAAAATCATAATGCTTGTTTACCATAGTATATTTTTGTTATATTTAATAAAGTATAGCACGGCCACAAAGAAAATTTCCAATTTTTAATTTCTAATAGAACCCTACTAATTTATGAATTATTACTGATAATTACCAATCAATCTTACAGTATTATTGGTGCTGATTAGTAAATTGGCAGGATACAGTAATTTAACAATCAAGCAATGAAAACAAGTGCTGGAATCCTAATCTATCGTTTTAATCAAGGAAAATTAGAAATTTTCTTAGTTCATCCTGGCGGGCCATTTTTCAAAAACAAAGACAATGGCTTTTGGTCTATTCCCAAGGGAGAAAATGGTAATGAAGATAATGACTTATTCCAAACTGCTCTAAGAGAATTAAAAGAAGAAA contains these protein-coding regions:
- a CDS encoding TIGR00730 family Rossman fold protein, which codes for MVNKHYDFRNTIIWRIFRIMAEFVDGFELISDYRKSASIFGSSRVKEDDFYYQEARKLAKRLGKAGFAVVTGGAAGIMQAGNQGAKEAGAESVGLNISLPHEQKPNPYTTKSINFHYFFTRKVMLAFAAEAYVFFPGGFGTLDEFSELTTLIQTEKMKPVPIILVGKDYWQPLIDWLKGTLLKNEYISPKDLEIFQLVETADQAFELIQKSVKEIDKDGRAEF
- a CDS encoding aromatic amino acid transport family protein; the protein is MKKQLVFFEAVFLLVGTIIGAGYLVLPYSFLKAGWLANVFWLAAFGFFVTLLHLFYAEVILATGNSHRFPGYVRIYLGKKAEIVAAASFVLGVFGSLLVYLLLGARFLGLLIKPVLPLAQELIIFVFWLLATALVLAKLKLSARINFYITTITLSLFLILSSLAFLKIDYANFAISPAESFFFPYGLFLYALIGSMVIPEIVNLLKIEHQKINLIKPVIIVGTLIPALVYLFFSLSIFGASGAKTSEEAISGLTSVLPAFWVYAGILLAFLEIMTSYLAFGINTVQTFAKDFNFGKLGSKAAVALLPLGLFFIGINNFVQVMGVLGSVLISTDSIFVVLMFIKLKKKYPDYRHQLISISKPVVLALIGILLVGGGLGLYYSLF